From Ramlibacter tataouinensis, the proteins below share one genomic window:
- a CDS encoding DUF1254 domain-containing protein — MAHASRVPYLARQFTPAHPDLADAAGVPARLANERYVDSLARVVYYWGYPAVDALGRTSAWEVMKAAGPGATMGLFPGAPKNMMGYLDDHMSPAQRKVVTPNSDTIYGASFADLTEEAVVVQTPSDVPKGHYWTIQICDLFTTVIHQLGAASKTPGGKFLLVGPNWKGEKPKGFIDVLRMPTNIAGIFGRSFAAHTDEAKARARAVLNQIGLVAQSRDQSGPLHFDCEASARNKVFPPGVTPEMVAADPDMLRARPVNPTQFWDQLAKALASNPEVSADDAAMAAQARTLLALRASDASWGALLDRAALAADAELHDSARYEQVGVDAGGGWQRQDSGGAWGCDWFGRAQAAVIYIYVNDFHEAIYFIRGTDDKGALLQGRYRYTITFPKGALPPVDRDLGGFWSLSMYDRHYFMLARSPNGRTNIGTVNLDADELKFAADGSLTLHLSHAAPSGKDDQANWLPAPEDQFALLVRAYVPTKALLEGSYSLPNVVRAKALP; from the coding sequence ATGGCCCATGCATCCCGCGTTCCCTACCTTGCGCGCCAGTTCACGCCAGCGCACCCCGATCTCGCTGACGCGGCCGGAGTCCCGGCGCGCTTGGCCAACGAGCGCTACGTCGACTCGCTCGCGCGGGTCGTCTACTACTGGGGCTATCCCGCGGTGGACGCCCTGGGTCGGACCAGTGCCTGGGAAGTGATGAAGGCTGCGGGGCCCGGCGCGACGATGGGCTTGTTCCCCGGGGCGCCGAAGAACATGATGGGCTATCTCGACGACCACATGTCGCCGGCCCAGCGCAAGGTGGTCACGCCCAACAGCGACACCATCTACGGCGCCAGCTTCGCCGACCTCACCGAGGAGGCGGTGGTGGTTCAGACGCCCAGCGACGTGCCCAAGGGCCACTACTGGACGATCCAGATCTGCGACCTGTTCACCACGGTGATCCACCAGCTGGGGGCGGCCAGCAAGACGCCCGGCGGAAAGTTCCTGTTGGTGGGTCCGAACTGGAAGGGCGAGAAGCCCAAGGGATTCATCGACGTGCTGCGCATGCCGACCAATATCGCCGGCATTTTCGGGCGTAGCTTCGCGGCACACACCGACGAAGCGAAAGCACGCGCCCGGGCCGTGCTCAATCAGATCGGCTTGGTCGCGCAAAGCCGTGACCAGTCCGGGCCCTTGCACTTCGATTGCGAGGCGAGCGCGCGCAACAAGGTATTCCCGCCCGGCGTGACGCCCGAGATGGTGGCGGCCGACCCCGACATGCTTCGCGCCCGGCCGGTGAACCCCACCCAGTTCTGGGACCAGCTCGCGAAAGCGCTCGCGTCCAACCCGGAGGTCAGCGCCGATGACGCAGCAATGGCGGCCCAGGCCCGTACGCTGTTGGCGCTGCGGGCTTCCGACGCCTCGTGGGGCGCGCTGCTCGACCGCGCCGCTCTCGCAGCCGACGCTGAACTGCACGACAGTGCCAGGTACGAACAGGTCGGCGTCGACGCGGGCGGCGGCTGGCAGCGCCAGGACAGCGGCGGTGCCTGGGGCTGCGACTGGTTCGGCCGGGCCCAGGCGGCCGTCATCTACATCTACGTCAACGACTTCCACGAGGCGATTTACTTCATCCGGGGCACCGACGACAAGGGTGCCCTGCTGCAGGGGCGCTACCGCTACACCATCACGTTCCCCAAGGGTGCGCTGCCGCCGGTCGATCGCGACCTCGGCGGCTTCTGGTCGCTGTCGATGTATGACCGCCACTACTTCATGCTCGCCAGGAGCCCCAACGGACGCACGAACATCGGCACGGTGAACCTCGACGCCGACGAGCTGAAGTTCGCCGCCGATGGCTCGCTGACATTGCACCTGTCCCATGCGGCGCCTTCCGGCAAGGACGATCAGGCGAACTGGCTGCCGGCGCCCGAAGACCAGTTCGCGCTGCTGGTGCGGGCTTATGTGCCCACGAAAGCACTGCTGGAAGGCAGTTACAGCCTGCCGAACGTGGTGCGTGCCAAGGCATTGCCATAG
- a CDS encoding DUF1214 domain-containing protein yields the protein MKSAPTDQEISDAYIYLLSRLLVLRQQQLDFKQGFQWNQLIHRKPGEVDWPNPNLDVAYSEAWVAVDEKSCALVTVPKVTGRYYTVQFLNGWGETVANLNERLFPQHPHGQFAVCLKGSKLDLPAGVQRVDVPVKCMRVLSRVELGTNWEEAVALQRQFEIRPSGQPALPAVPQTVMFELAALPGVEAFDSAVLALDSEADINPGMDALQAATRAIAEAIKDPSERQRIDQVIRAKAFADFKKALPNVGHGKVSNGWALPSTSGAYGGDWLVRTLVNYAGIWANTPEEVIYYKAFADQAGGPLSGDHAYTLHFTKEQLPAQFATHFWSVIAVDTVERRVLPNALKRYLLNKESKLQYDPDGSLTLHFADAQPKDAPQGNWLPTPKGKDYNLTFRFYRPKGAVAARSFFPPPLVAQ from the coding sequence ATGAAATCAGCACCGACGGATCAAGAGATCAGCGATGCCTATATCTACCTGCTCAGTCGCCTGCTCGTGCTGCGGCAGCAGCAGCTGGATTTCAAGCAAGGCTTCCAGTGGAACCAGCTCATTCACCGCAAACCCGGCGAGGTCGACTGGCCCAATCCCAATCTCGATGTCGCGTACTCCGAAGCCTGGGTGGCCGTCGATGAGAAAAGCTGCGCCTTGGTTACGGTGCCGAAGGTCACCGGCCGCTACTACACTGTGCAATTCCTCAACGGCTGGGGCGAAACGGTGGCCAACCTCAACGAACGCCTGTTTCCCCAGCACCCGCACGGACAGTTTGCCGTGTGCCTGAAGGGCAGCAAGCTTGATCTGCCCGCCGGCGTTCAGCGCGTCGATGTGCCGGTCAAATGCATGCGCGTGCTGTCGCGCGTCGAACTAGGCACGAATTGGGAGGAGGCGGTCGCGCTGCAGCGGCAGTTCGAGATCCGCCCCAGCGGCCAGCCGGCACTGCCGGCCGTGCCGCAGACCGTGATGTTCGAGCTGGCTGCCCTGCCAGGTGTCGAGGCCTTCGATTCGGCCGTGCTGGCCCTCGACAGCGAGGCCGACATCAACCCGGGCATGGACGCACTGCAGGCCGCAACGCGCGCCATCGCCGAGGCCATCAAGGACCCGAGCGAGCGTCAGCGCATCGACCAGGTGATCCGCGCGAAAGCGTTCGCCGATTTCAAGAAGGCACTGCCCAACGTCGGGCACGGCAAGGTGAGCAACGGCTGGGCACTGCCGTCGACCTCGGGTGCCTACGGCGGCGACTGGCTGGTGCGTACGCTGGTCAACTACGCCGGCATCTGGGCCAACACGCCCGAAGAGGTCATCTACTACAAGGCATTCGCGGATCAGGCCGGCGGCCCGCTGTCGGGCGACCACGCGTACACCCTGCACTTCACGAAGGAACAGCTGCCGGCGCAATTCGCGACCCACTTCTGGTCGGTGATCGCTGTCGACACGGTCGAGCGACGCGTGCTGCCCAATGCGTTGAAGCGATACTTGCTCAACAAGGAGTCGAAGCTGCAATACGATCCGGATGGCTCACTGACACTGCACTTCGCCGATGCACAGCCGAAGGATGCACCCCAGGGCAACTGGCTGCCCACGCCCAAGGGCAAGGACTACAACCTGACCTTCCGGTTCTATCGGCCCAAGGGTGCTGTCGCAGCACGCAGTTTCTTTCCGCCGCCGCTCGTCGCCCAATGA
- the hrcA gene encoding heat-inducible transcriptional repressor HrcA translates to MLDDRAKLLLKALVERYIAEGQPVGSRTLSRASGLELSPATIRNVMADLEELGLIASPHTSAGRIPTARGYRLFVDTMLTAQREQMQAPSLRPDQPQKVIANAAQLLSNLSQFVGVVMAPRRTSVFRHIEFLRLSEKRLLVIMVSPDGDVQNRVVFTATDYTQSQLIEASNFLNTHYAGLAIEDVRERLKGEVEKLRAEIATLMQTAVQVSSEALREQDEVVISGERNLLAVSDFSSDMSHLRRAFELFEQKAQLMRLLDISSQAAGVRIFIGGESQVVPFEELSVVSAPYEVDGQVVGTLGVIGPTRMPYDRMIQIVDITAKLVSNALSHKQ, encoded by the coding sequence ATGCTCGATGACCGCGCCAAGTTGCTGTTGAAAGCCCTGGTCGAGCGTTACATCGCCGAAGGCCAGCCGGTGGGTTCGCGCACCCTTTCGCGTGCGTCGGGGCTGGAGCTGTCCCCGGCCACCATCCGAAACGTGATGGCCGATCTCGAGGAGCTCGGGCTCATCGCCAGCCCCCATACCTCGGCCGGGCGCATTCCCACGGCGCGCGGCTACCGGCTTTTCGTGGACACCATGCTCACGGCGCAGCGCGAGCAGATGCAGGCGCCCAGCCTGCGGCCGGACCAGCCGCAGAAGGTGATCGCCAATGCGGCGCAGCTGCTGTCCAACCTGTCGCAGTTCGTCGGCGTGGTGATGGCGCCGCGCCGCACCTCGGTGTTTCGCCACATCGAATTCCTGCGGCTGTCGGAAAAGCGGCTGCTGGTGATCATGGTCTCGCCCGACGGCGACGTGCAGAACCGGGTGGTGTTCACCGCCACCGACTACACCCAGTCGCAGTTGATCGAGGCCTCCAACTTCCTGAACACGCACTATGCGGGCCTCGCCATCGAGGACGTGCGCGAGCGCCTCAAGGGCGAAGTGGAAAAGCTGCGCGCCGAGATCGCCACCCTGATGCAGACCGCGGTGCAGGTCAGCTCCGAGGCGCTGCGCGAGCAGGACGAAGTCGTGATTTCGGGCGAGCGCAACCTGTTGGCTGTGAGCGACTTCTCCAGCGACATGAGCCACCTGCGGCGCGCCTTCGAGCTGTTCGAGCAGAAGGCGCAGCTCATGCGCTTGCTCGACATCTCCTCGCAGGCCGCGGGCGTGCGCATCTTCATCGGCGGCGAGAGCCAGGTGGTGCCCTTCGAGGAGCTTTCGGTCGTCAGCGCCCCGTACGAGGTGGACGGCCAGGTGGTGGGCACGCTGGGCGTGATCGGCCCCACCCGAATGCCCTACGACCGCATGATCCAGATCGTGGACATCACCGCCAAGCTGGTGAGCAACGCGCTGAGCCACAAGCAGTAG